A part of Silurus meridionalis isolate SWU-2019-XX chromosome 18, ASM1480568v1, whole genome shotgun sequence genomic DNA contains:
- the acot18 gene encoding acyl-CoA thioesterase 18, with amino-acid sequence MLSANRASSRRLLSCPCPLLSVEPTRGLVDEKLRVFVTNLNPNQQVTIHCLHYSEDRDYWEAFGHYVGDEQGTVTVAKDSSVGGTYTGVESMALMWSLRPVPGSRTGLRLRKSDVLSPMIFHISVYDGHMTQDFKQLTPLVTTVIERWYMAPGVQRVNVREKGVKGTLFIPPALGPFPGVLDMWGGGGGLVEYRAALFASHGFVAFALEYLSIDEKKDINTTYFEEAYQIMQEHPMVQRDRLALVGLSFGASVALSMAAYSSLIKPQCCICISGSHVTPVRNTLSEVYKDLNRMLYKMRVEDNQVIWRDIILPIPKDLTKKVDVGRIRCPLLLVVGDDDQNWATLESAEDIERMTEVAGNRHLLKVLVYPGAGHLIEPPYTPHHRATNFMVYGKHKVIMLWGGQTKQHAYAQEDSWEKMLDFLHQHLRCAAPQARL; translated from the exons ATGTTGTCCGCGAACAG GGCTTCGAGCCGGCGGCTGCTGAGCTGTCCATGCCCCCTGCTCTCAGTGGAGCCCACTCGGGGACTGGTGGACGAAAAGCTCCGAGTTTTTGTGACAAATTTAAACCCGAACCAGCAGGTGACCATTCACTGTCTCCATTATTCAGAAGACAGGGACTACTGGGAAGCTTTTGGACACTATGTGGGCGACGAACAGGGCACTGTGACTG TGGCGAAGGACTCCAGTGTGGGAGGCACGTACACGGGCGTGGAGTCTATGGCACTGATGTGGAGTCTGCGGCCGGTACCAGGCAGCAGAACAGGACTGAG GTTACGAAAGAGCGATGTCCTCTCACCAATGATATTCCACATTTCTGTGTATGATGGACACATGACTCAAGATTTTAAGCAGCTCACACCATTAGTGACCACTGTCATAGAAAGATGGTACATGGCTCCAGGTGTGCAGAGGGTCAATGTACGTGAGAAAGGAGTAAAAGGAACTTTGTTCATCCCTCCGG CTCTTGGCCCTTTTCCTGGTGTGTTGGACATGTGGGGAGGAGGTGGAGGCCTGGTGGAGTATCGAGCTGCCCTGTTTGCATCACATGGCTTTGTTGCTTTTGCTTTGGAGTATCTGTCTATAGACGAAAAGAAAGACATTAATACCACCTACTTTGAG gaagcATATCAGATCATGCAGGAGCATCCCATGGTCCAAAGGGACAGATTGGCTCTGGTAGGCCTCTCGTTCGGTGCTTCTGTTGCTCTGTCTATGGCTGCCTACTCCTCTTTAATTAAG CCCCAGTGTTGTATCTGCATCAGCGGCAGTCACGTCACTCCTGTACGCAATACATTGTCTGAAGTCTATAAAGACTTGAACAG GATGTTATATAAAATGCGAGTAGAGGACAATCAGGTCATCTGGAGAGACATCATCTTGCCCATCCCAAAAGATCTAACCAAGAAAGTAGAT GTTGGCCGGATAAGATGTCCTCTGCTTTTGgttgttggtgatgatgatcagaactGGGCCACACTGGAGTCAGCAGAAGAT attGAGAGAATGACCGAAGTGGCAGGGAATCGTCATTTGCTCAAGGTCCTCGTCTATCCTGGTGCAGGTCACTTGATTGAGCCACCCTACACGCCACACCACAGAGCCACTAACTTCATGGTTTATGGCAAGCACAAAG tgatcatgctttggggtgggCAGACCAAACAACATGCATATGCACAAGAAGACTCATGGGAGAAAATGTTGGACTTTTTACACCAACACCTGCGCTGTGCAGCTCCACAGGCCCGACTGTAG